The Megalobrama amblycephala isolate DHTTF-2021 linkage group LG18, ASM1881202v1, whole genome shotgun sequence genome segment AAAGGGTGAATTGTGAAGTACCCTTCTTACAATTGCAGAAAAGGTTGGAGGGTTGGAGAGAATTTTGTGATACTAACAATTTTTAACCAAATTGGTTCAAATTAAACTCAAAGAAGATTCAAATATTCTTGCTTTCTGTGCATGTGCAAATGCTGATGTGCAATGTTGCCtgctttatttaattttcttttctttattttttatttacccACGTATTGTTTAATCATATCATACAAATTCTTATCAAATAATACACTTGAAATGGTGAAAAGAGcaaattaaaagtaattattaatatttatttagtgtACACCAGCTGAAAAATATGCCTTCATTAATTATGCTGTCTGTTATCATATATTTATGTTATACATCTATGCACGTTGCCTGCTCTATCTGCTATGCCTATAAACACAGGAAATTCTTAGAAAGAAATTACAATAcatattgtattttaaaatttaaaatttgcaCTCAAAGAAAATGTTCACATTATTACAGTGGCAACTGTATTGTATATATAAATCTGTAAATAAGTGAAAATCAGCTAGAATTAACCTTTTTTATGCAAAGTCTTAACATTCTTTGTCTTATTTCCTTGATTTGTAAACCATATATTATGGGATTCAATCCTGGTGGTATAACATGAAACATTACATTCCCAAACTTTCTAGTCTCAGCATACTCAGAAAAACGATGCAGAAAAATTGGGACGAAACCAAATACTATCAAGATTACATAAACAGCCAAATGAGAGCTGCATGTTTTGAGAGCTTTGCTGTTGGttgctttgtttttgctttttatacATACCATCAATATTCTGAGATATGTCAGTAACACCCACCCCAGTGAAGAGGTGAGTAAAACCACAGTAAATGTTAAACCATATACATTATTAATCACTACATTTTCACAGGACAGTTTAAATAGTGAAGGATTGTCACAAAAGTGGTTTGCAATGAATGATCTGCAGTGAGAGAGACGCACACTGAGGCCAATCAAAATTGACACTGGAACTACTGCAGCACCCCAGGCTCCTGCTGACAGTTTAACCACCATATTATTGCTCATTATTGTTGGGTATCGCAGTGGATTGCATATGGCCACATATCTGTCAAAGGCcattatcattaaaatagtaTGGGATGTTGTTCCatataaatgtgtaaaaaaagcTTGGAAAACACACTCCACATATGTGATGTAGCGCTCAGATGGGTCTGTTATTAAGTCCTTCAGTAAATGCGGTAAGAGAACAGTTGCACCCATAATATCATTCACTGGCAAGTGACAGAAAAGAATGTACATAGGCTGGTGTAAACTTTTTTCTGCTGAGATCTGAATCAAAATCCCAATGTTAGACACCATTGCAAAGACATAAGCCatcaacagaaaaatgaatgtgagCTGGCTTGACTGAGGTGTAACTTGCAGTCCTTCCACTAAGAGTACACTATATCTGAATGTCAGGTTGTCCATTTGTAACCTAAAGAAAACAGATTAAGTGACAAAAAATTGTAACAGTTTATCTCAAAGTATTGCTACAGGTAAATTATATATGCTTCCAGAGAGTAGTCATATTTTATACTAATGTTCTAAAGATACTAACTAGGGTTTTCTTATGTCACACTTGGCCTTTTTTTCATTAACAATTGCTTACAGAAGTCAAGAAATATTCTTGATCACTGTACAATTATGTAATATGAGTTCTATATAATATAACTACATATGAAATATTCTTTACTtacaaaagaaaatgacaaGTCGATACACAGTTGTCATGTTACTTCATATACAGAGGCATCTAACTTTTACTGATTTTTCATTAGTCATAAATTGCACAACCTGGTTGTCTCTGAGTAGATTTAAGCAGGCATCACCATTTTATTTATGTGTCACCACAACTTAAGTCTTGTCATCATACCCCAAGTGTGACACTTGTATCTCTCTTTTCTGTGATTGGAGCACTGCTtaccaggttttttttttccaaaagcatTTTAGCCAGCTATGATTGCAGGTTTTCTTGTTACCATCAAAGTTCaatgatttggtgtttcccaaAACCATAATTCTTGTATATATTTGCAAACAGAATATATATTTGCAAACAGTCCGGGGGGTGGGGGTTTcaattggggggggggggggtatctAGTGTGACCACCAGTCAGTATCTAGTGTGACCACCATTTGCCTCACGCAGTGCAACACATCTCCTTCACATATAGTTGATCATGTTATTGATTGTggcctgtggaatgttggaccACTCCTCTTCAATGGCTGTGTGAATTTGCTGGATATTGGCAGGCTCTGGAACACACTGTCGTACACGCCGATCCAGAGCTAcatagtgtaagatttttgaactgataaaatattttacttgctaaatatggatatttttctaaaCGCATCTCCGCTttagaaggcatttattaacccccagatccatgtggagtacatttatgatggatggatgctctttcttgagcttcatactcgttggtcctgttcactgccattataaaacttggatgcgtcaagatatttattaatataacgctgattgtgttcatcagaaagttatatacacctaggatggcttgagggtaagtaaatctGGGGCAATTTTCACTTTAAAGTtaaataatcctttaataatgtttattagTTAGTTTTTGATGTTGTGTCATGTACATAAAATGTTCTTTAGGTAATAAATGGGAAGCAAAGTTTCATTTGTCTCAAAACCCCATTGCACCACTAGTATCTTTTAGTGTACCAAGCACCATTTTTGAAGAGTGCACAGTACTCAAGTTTCTGGAACCCTGGAGCATGATGTTCTATTTCTTATATTTCTAAATTataatttcaatgtttttgtgtttactTGCACCATTTTTACATTCTTCACAATACAGGACCAGTTTACAGTGAACACTGAACCTGACTATAaaaatgttgagcaagcaatAGACCTTAGTCGAGTTAAATGCCATATTGAATTTAACAGTGTTTCTGTCTGTCCAACACcctccaatcacagcgcactccatctccagagtactgatcacacgcacctgcacctcatcagcacgCCAATCAGCACCAGTACAAAagacactcacactcactcagtCACTGTTTGGTCTTGTTTGCATCTAGACTTACTTtcatgcttacctcaaggactcctagCGATCTACTTATCCGTCTCCAGCATTTCCAAGTCTCCTCCTGTGTTCccagtctgtgtgtgagtgtcttctGTCTCCAGTGTCATTTGTCTTCACCACCATCCAGGATCTTCACCACTACAAACaaaaaggacagtatcattcTTCTACATCTCATCATTCACTCCAAAGTTCACCTGATACTCACCTGCACTACTGTTATCTCTGCTGTGTCAAATAAACGTCAATAACTGTTATCGCCAGTCTCTGACCCTTCTGTATTGTAACAGTTTCCTTTGCTAGTTTGTTTCTATGGTTTTTGATTGAGTTGTATAGGTGTTCTTTGTTATGTTAATTATCTCATTGTGTATATTAGCCCTCAGTTCATTTTGCTCTTGGTTCTGTGTCAGCAGTATCAAACATGGTTGTGTTTTCTTCTATGTTCtctgtcattacactgtattcagcacaaactaagCTACCAtaatgtgaggaacatgtatgtacatgtttgtgtttttgaaggagtaacgtttatgcatggttattgaaaaaacaaaaaaacttaagtcactgaaataaggccaaaaaaatactatgtgttcacaagacttctgggtattggaggttgtagactagtttttttcttaaaaattatgtaaaaattatcctgcctactcattCATTTAGAAcagtatattgatttagtttttgtgagacactttttgtcaaaaaacagaaggcgtgaatcatcatgaataatgggtgatttacACCCGAGAAGACAAAAGAACCGCATGAGGtgtaatgacttgcataataatgaggcctttcagtcaggtaggctgtgatcatgtctcaagctcatcatggtgtatatcaaacatacagaaaaaacagcaaaactgtgaaatattacaatttaaaataatattatattatatactttaaaatataatgtatttctgtgatgcaaagtgtctgagcattcatgttacctctatggcatttcatataggcttttagcttaaaagcatgcacatttggagaaatattgatggattctcatgtttgtcaattttctatacagaggagtgatatttattcaaaatttattgtcatcactgtgagcgctggatactgtgttttcaattcatacttgcagccggagggcgctctgtgcacatttagtccacaaattattctaaagaagaataggccaTGTGActatccaggaactaacaggcttccagagatcgctaactatggctatgcaaaacacttttgaagacaataaatacaggATTGAGACGACCTACACAGCAAAAttcccagagttaaatcaactctgctcagaatACATATgatccctctctaaatagtgttaaagtaacactgaagcagagttaaagttaatgagataattaagcaattaataaggctgtgacttaagtcacttgtagttcttgtgttttttcttatttcttcagtgattctgcttgttaacagcaggtgttcatcactaatgcacaatcattacttaattaattgcttaattatctcattaaattgaactctgcttcagtgttgctttaacacttttcagagagggaccatatgtactctgagcagagttgatttaactctggggattttgctgtgtatgcatgtattgcctcagaatttgcctctgaatagtgCTTGCTCCGTGGGAGTGGCCgcagtggataatgagctgaatcacggacttctgacatgtgtctcttttcacacaaattacataaacagagaatatttgttttcgatttgacttacacgatttaaaacctgacattttaatgtttttttcagtctcatttttgtgtcattagtattcactaagttacagttcattttctgagaactatcagattggacttcgttcagagggagacgagagatcacgcatcatgttagttttctttattttgcaaaaagcacaacattttgtttttactctgaatgtacacaaataaaagaaaatattctatagttttaattgatatattacttgtctctatgacaaaaaatgacagagtattttaagtctgttttgctgcaatgtgaaaaaaatcctgcaaaacacgccagcgcgttacccgactccagagagttaaTTCAGCATGAACTGATTCTTGAAAGcattaactaatcatgaacCAATAAAGAGCTAACCTTAACTACGACAGGAGTCATATGAATTCATGCATGAATAACAGCAGCCTTAACTACATGTTAGTACATGTTTGATAGATAATGCATTATGTTACGGCTAATCTTTAACAACTTTCTTTAGCCCCATGAGGTTAGTGGAGGAGTCTCTTCATGTAATACACATGTCCTGTCCATAAAGCACGCACGGAGATGCAATCgtcacaaaacaaaacgttaTTTATTAATCACGATCTCCGGTTcacttttcaaataaaatacaaatcaaATTCCAAAAATACGAACTACAGGTGTGAGCATGCGATTAAAGAAACTGTTGCTCTCCACCCTCTAACCTGTTCCTGCCAAACAATGCTAACTGGCTATTAACACTTGCACTTTCGCGCTGTAGTGACGTGTCAAGGAGGAGGAGCAagtaaatacatataaaacagGTTAGTCCAAGTATTAAACCAATATAAAATTTCTTTCTATatttaaatcataatatttgaaatagaaaataaataaattaaagtctCTTAAATTAATAGTGTGCAAGTATCTAAATATGGCTCCAACACATTAACTAACATTTATGGCTAAACCAAATGAAACAGCCTCTTTAAGAAGGAATAGAAGTAATCTGACTttgaaacaaatttaaataatattatcagAGTTTAAACTTTTGACTGAAGCTTTGTCATAAACATTACTGAATAGCACAGATCCTCATTAAATGTAGAAAACACTAAATACACTAATAACTGATCTTAAAAGTTCTTTATCTGTTTTGTGTTGTTCTCTTTCCCTTCAAACTCACCCTACTGCAACTTATGCacagctaaataaaaaaaataaaaattcaaaacccACAAAGAACATTTGTGGAACAGTTCCCAAAGAAACGACTAAACTGGAATCATGGTCAGAACATTTGCTGGGATCAATACAGTTCAACCTTCATCCAGATGCAGGCTGTGATGATACTGTCCTCCTCTCTTTGACTTCTTGAAAAGCCACACGTCATCACTTAACTGGCCTGAATACTAGTTGTGTATTTGATAGTaagtttaaaggggtcatgaactgctttgttttattgttttataatgtttcctggggtgcacttataatgttagtatgctttttacatcaaaattgtcataatttagaaataaaaggcatttttccctaccctgattttagccctctgatttgaactcTCTGTTTTCAgaggcgtgtctgctgtgagacttcagtgtaaacacccactgctgtgattggctgacatctttccatttgaaatcaCTCTCTCTTTTAGCACGTTTAGTCACGGTTTTaatttactgacacatagacaaagaacatctgacagtacatgaatcattacatatcagatcaggcattagaattaacacagttacttacatgttgtttcattactgtcgagtccaggcgctgcacaatattttgtaatcctcaatggcatgtttattgcttggtagctatgttacttaggctacctattctattgcatATCATGTGTGAATCGGTGGGCAGGGCTAAACAGGCactgatgaagtaggcgttgatcttcttctgcagatgcggtgcttgctgccctttgacatcattcggttgttaagtctgacgtcacgctgCAGTGCTTCTGGGTCCaaatctcataccacaagaaaacaacaaatggtgcgaATATACAGACACAATGTGGTGTTATACTtccaaaaaattataatcataacctttatggCCATACCAAAATCCCAGTGTAACGAATCGTCACACGAGTTGGAATCCATCAGCAGGCTTTATTAACAGAATTCGTAGTACAGACAGGCAGGGGTCAAAAGCAGGGGCAGACAGGTATGGCAGGGAACAGACAGAATCGTGGTCGTAGAGCAGGCAGAAGATCAGGGCGGGCAGATATCAATCACAGTCCAGtaaataacaataaacagtccaaggggcaggcagcagagaattGTGAACGGGGAATAAACAAGGTCAATAACAGGCAGACAATCAGTAATagaaaacgctcagaaatgtacaCCGTGGCAATACAAGACCTCGCAATGATGGTGAGGTTGTGAGTGGCTTAAATAGTCCAgtaaatgagctgcagctggatGTAGTGATTGGTCCAAGGTACGgggtagtgcgtgtgaatgtaAGAGTGAATGTGAGTGTATGAGTGTATTAGTATTCCGGAGAGGGAGCCCTCCGATGGTCAGAGTATCACAGAGTTCGTCTCTGTGAcacccagatggccagacagtgattaatcttttataaatcgttaaaatattaatgtctgtgacgatgtgagcacagagactgttttgtagactgtaagtattttacatttttaactttaaaatgttaaatgtttattatgaataaatagtgCTCATAAACGTCTGTGGAAATGGCATTCTCcagtgaaacgagtcgaggcttggacctaGTAACAGCgctccttacgtcacgacttaacaagtgGATAGACGTCATCGTTTgctgggcctggtgtcaataTAAGCTTTTATTTGACTAacaagttttcagttctgaaacttacaggatagtATGATGACCACTTATATGtgaaaagctcaaggaaaatgttatttctcagttcatcacccctttaaaataaatcatgtgcttaaccctctggagtctgaggctgatttggggcttggagaagttttgacatgccctgacatttgtgcttttttcagttgttcataaacatataaatgacaaaagtgtcattacactgtattccgcacaaactaggctaccataatatgtgagcaacatatatgtacatgtttgtatttttgaaggaataatatttatgtgtggttattgaaaaaacaaaaaacttaagtcactgaaataaggccaaaaaaagtatattaaatctgtattcacaagacttctgggtattggaggttgtagactagagtttttgcttcagaattatgtaaaaattatgctgcctactccttcatataaaacaatatattgatttagtttttgtaagacactttttgtcaagaaacacagtatgcgtggaggcgtgaatcatcatgaataatgggtgatttacacctgagaagacaaaataatcacataataatgacctgaaatgacttgcatattaatgaggcctttcagtcaggtaggctgtgaaaaaaaccctctgtaataatgtctcagctcatcataaacagcaatactgtgaaatattattacaatttaaaataatggtattctattatattctttaaaatataatgtatttctgtgatgcaaagtgtctgaacaattatgttacctctatggcatttcatataggcttttagcttaaaagcatgcacatttggagaaatattgatggattcttatatatttatgtcaattttctatactgaggagtaatatttattccatatttattgtcatcactatgcgtgctggatactgttttcaattcatacttgcagccggagggcgctctgtgcacatttagtccacaaatatctcctaaagaagaataggccatgtgacattccaggaactaaccaaACTAaaagaggcttccagagatcgctaactatggctatgcaaaacacttttgaagacaataaatacacgattgagacgatgtatgcatgtattgcctcagaatttgcgcctgaatagcgctggctccgtgggcgtggccacatGAGCGGAtgatgagctgaatcacggacttctgacatggctcttttttcatacagattacataaacagaatttttgttttcgatttgacttacatgatttaaaacctgacatttcaacatttttttagacataagtctcatttttgtgtcattagtatctactaagttacagttcattttctgagaattatcagattggacttcgttgaGAGGGAGAcaagagatcacgcatcatgttagttttctttattttgcaaaaagcacaacattttgttttttgtttttactctgagtgtacacaaataaaagaagatattcaacaaattaaaatggtgtataactcttaattgtatatgcaacattgacggagtattttgagtctctttcacactggtaagaaaaaaaccgaggtggtattgctggcgatacctcagactccagagtgttaatatgtttatgaacaactgaaaaaagcacaaatgtcagagcatgtcaaaacttctccagggccccaaaaatcctcagacctcAGAAGGTTAATAAAgcttgtgcacaatacatgtttggttctgactccgtctgataataaattgcctcttaaATGATTTAGATCTTGACtacatgctctgagtagtactgtacaataagaatgttgttttccataacctggaaatgaacatttcttagaattaataaacaattaacaatgagtgttcactggacgaacaggttaattgattggtTAActgattaatattcattttaatgtagctacatcaagttaatcCGATTAACTGAttcacatattcataattaatcataattattaatattccccctttgagttaattcgctacaCTGCACGTGCTTCTTCTGACTCTTGCACTCTTCCTGTCTGAAatataaattgttatatttCACATTAGCTACTAAATCTTCCTTTTTGATTGTGAcatattgtttgtagaattttgacgaaaatattgaattgaatccattttggaataaggctgtaacataacaaaatgtggaaaaagtgaagagCTGTGAATACTTTCTGGATGCACTGCAAGTAGGcctatctgtttccactaaaaatagcctataaaca includes the following:
- the LOC125252370 gene encoding olfactory receptor 52N2-like translates to MDNLTFRYSVLLVEGLQVTPQSSQLTFIFLLMAYVFAMVSNIGILIQISAEKSLHQPMYILFCHLPVNDIMGATVLLPHLLKDLITDPSERYITYVECVFQAFFTHLYGTTSHTILMIMAFDRYVAICNPLRYPTIMSNNMVVKLSAGAWGAAVVPVSILIGLSVRLSHCRSFIANHFCDNPSLFKLSCENVVINNVYGLTFTVVLLTSSLGWVLLTYLRILMVCIKSKNKATNSKALKTCSSHLAVYVILIVFGFVPIFLHRFSEYAETRKFGNVMFHVIPPGLNPIIYGLQIKEIRQRMLRLCIKKVNSS